In a genomic window of Wyeomyia smithii strain HCP4-BCI-WySm-NY-G18 chromosome 1, ASM2978416v1, whole genome shotgun sequence:
- the LOC129717328 gene encoding uncharacterized protein K02A2.6-like, whose translation MSRKYSHGDSGELEVRKFNKFASNRTERKQERIVKRFGNNFAPKGTKRDQRVVCYSCGKSGHISKDPGGPAKGKKCNRCQVIGHFEKTCRKRPSKFTEHVTSKQVREITHEPPTFATENEPSENNNEQKVYYTFHTGNLTNLVECKIGGITTEMLIDSGSDANLITVGTWEMMKSRGITVQRCRKGSDKVLRAYGSDSPLDILGSFIAMIDLAKRSVSAEFFVVEKGQRNILGDVTSKQLGVLKIGIDANEVHEEPVAASARIPIPLENAVNKKLDELLERDIIEPKKGPATWVSPLVVARKSNGEIRLCVDLRRVNRAVISKRHPMPVIEDVLAKIGRGNIWSTLDIKDAFFSLELDEESRSVTTFISHRGLYQFKRLPFGLVSAPEIFQRTMDEILVDCEGTYWYLDDVGVEGSTLDEHDERLTKV comes from the exons ATGAGCAGGAAGTATTCTCACGGTGATTCCGGAGAACTCGAAGTACGGAAATTTAATAAATTTGCAAGCAACAGAACTGAGCGTAAGCAGGAGCGGATCGTAAAGCGGTTTGGAAATAATTTCGCTCCAAAAGGAACTAAGCGAGACCAAAGGGTAGTATGTTATTCGTGTGGTAAAAGCGGGCATATTTCTAAGGATCCCGGTGGTCCTGCGAAAGGGAAAAAATGCAATAGGTGCCAAGTTATTGGTCATTTCGAGAAAACATGCCGCAAGCGACCATCGAAGTTTACGGAGCATGTTACGTCGAAACAAGTCCGAGAAATAACCCACGAACCGCCCACGTTTGCAACTGAGAACGAGCCATCCGAAAACAACAACGAGCAGAAGGTGTACTATACTTTTCATACTGGAAATCTGACGAACCTTGTCGAGTGTAAAATAGGAGGAATCACAACCGAAATGCTGATTGATTCTGGATCTGACGCTAATCTGATTACCGTTGGAACTTGGGAAATGATGAAATCCAGAGGTATTACAGTCCAGAGGTGTAGAAAAGGAAGTGACAAGGTCCTGAGGGCGTATGGTAGTGATTCGCCGCTAGACATATTGGGATCATTCATAGCGATGATCGATTTAGCGAAGCGGTCAGTTAGTGCGGAGTTTTTCGTTGTCGAGAAAGGTCAGCGTAATATACTGGGTGATGTGACATCCAAGCAACTCGGCGTGTTGAAGATCGGAATTGATGCAAATGAGGTTCACGAGGAACCGGTGGCAGCATCGGC ACGAATTCCGATTCCGTTAGAGAATGCAGTTAACAAGAAACTGGATGAGCTTCTTGAAAGAGATATCATAGAACCGAAGAAGGGCCCAGCAACATGGGTCTCTCCGCTGGTAGTGGCTAGGAAGTCCAATGGCGAGATTCGGTTGTGTGTGGATCTTCGTCGCGTAAATCGGGCTGTAATTAGCAAACGCCATCCCATGCCGGTTATCGAGGACGTTTTGGCAAAGATCGGTAGAGGAAACATATGGAGCACGTTGGATATCAAGGACGCGTTTTTCTCGCTAGAACTGGACGAAGAATCTAGAAGTGTCACAACCTTCATTTCGCATCGAGGACTGTACCAGTTCAAACGTCTTCCTTTTGGGTTAGTTTCGGCGCCGGAGATATTCCAGCGCACTATGGATGAAATTTTGGTTGACTGCGAGGGTACCTATTGGTATTTAGACGACGTCGGTGTCGAGGGAAGCACTCTTGACGAACATGACGAACGTCTGACAAAGGTATAA